The Maniola jurtina chromosome 1, ilManJurt1.1, whole genome shotgun sequence genome has a window encoding:
- the LOC123864385 gene encoding electrogenic sodium bicarbonate cotransporter 1 isoform X8, with amino-acid sequence MDGRADDDEAPTDPAARKHTHHDYTEQDFEGHRAHTVFVGVHVPARRHSHRKHKHHRNGEKDPERPGPPIMARGRRLSVTEDGETLTPPAQRVQFILGEDVDDSSFESHPLFSEMEELVKDGDELEWKETARWIKFEEDVEEGGNRWSKPHVATLSLHSLFELRSLILNGAVILDLEASCLEQVAENVLDNMIAEGALAYDRREKVKDALLRRHRHQHERRNHNNMSRLPLIRSLADIGRNHSSCKNFQDGGSRRSSPRSCRESTTAPNTPFLHAVDTRGSYLAVPVDESSTSTGHTHKGEFGRFLGISSAGGAHDEGMVKSPSNLSMHRNHSSSDLPMNGDINHKSNTHFMRKIPPGAEASNILVGEVDFLEKTLSAFVRLKTGTIMGDLTEVPVPTRFMFVLLGPPNSNSSFHEIGRAMATLMSDEIFHEVAYRAKKRDHLLAGIDEFLDAVTVLPPGEWDPAIRIEPPAAVPSQDPRKRPNDNNPKEELDEEEEEARLREESGLARSGKLFGGLINDLKRKMPWYWSDFKDALAIQCVASWIFLYFACLSPIITFGGLLGEATGKNMAAMESLVSGFVCGMGYGFFSGQPLTILGSTGPVLVFETIVFEFCKQIGWNYMSFRFCIGTWTAIILITLVAIDASALVCYITRFTEENFATLIAFIFIYKAVENVISIGKKFPLKTRPDEVLNYECFCLPSNYSRMPEQFNWSTVDKESCQLYNGTLAGGGCDTKVYVPDVFLMSIILFLGTFAISIILKDFKNSLFFPSKVRQIISDFSVIIAILSMSFLDYKVGVKTPKLEVPSEFKPTLPSRQWVITPFSGNPIWSALVAVLPALLGTILIFMDQQITAVIVNRKENKLKKGCGYHLDLFVLAILIQICSIMGLPWFVAATVLSINHVNSLKVESECAAPGEKPRFLGVREQRVTHILIFLTIGCSVVLTPVLRHIPMPVLFGVFLYMGVASLKGLQFFDRILIMFMPQKYQPDHMFLRQVPIRRVHIFTAIQLTCLVCLWVIKSFSSTSILFPLMLVVMIGIRKSLDFFFTRREMKILDDVMPEMTKRNQDELRELSDVEVGRCSKLSHFCCRK; translated from the exons ATGGACGGGAGAGCTGACGATGACGAGGCCCCGACAGATCCAGCTGCGAGGAAACACACACACCACGACTATACGGAACAGGATTTTGAAG gGCACCGAGCACATACCGTGTTCGTAGGAGTTCATGTACCAGCTCGAAGACACTCCCACCGCAAACACAAGCACCATCGTAATGGCGAAAAGGACCCAGAAAGACCtg GCCCACCAATAATGGCTCGAGGTCGAAGACTTAGCGTAACGGAAGATGGCGAAACAT tGACTCCACCTGCACAAAGAGTGCAATTCATACTCGGGGAAGATGTGGACGACTCCTCATTTGAATCACATCCACTTTTTTCTGAAATGGAAGAACTCGTCAAAGACGGAgacgagttggaatggaaagaAACAGCTCGATGGATCAAATTTGAGGAGGACGTCGAAGAAGGTGGCAACCGATGGTCGAAACCACATGTTGCCACGCTTTCACTACATTCACTATTTGAATTACGGAGTCTCATTTTAAACGGAGCAGTTATACTCGATTTGGAAGCGAGTTGTTTGGAACAAGTAGCTGAAAATGTTCTCGATAACATGATCGCTGAAGGTGCTTTAGCATACGATAGAAGAGAAAAAGTCAAAGACGCACTATTAAGAAGACATAGACATCAACACGAAAGACGTAATCACAATAACATGTCAAGACTGCCTTTAATCCGGTCCTTAGCAGACATAGGGAGAAATCACTCTTCCtgtaaaa attTCCAGGATGGTGGCTCTCGACGCTCCAGTCCGAGGAGTTGTCGGGAGTCCACTACGGCTCCAAATACTCCCTTTCTTCATGCTGTCGACACGAGAGGCTCATACCTAGCCGTCCCAG TTGACGAAAGCAGTACATCAACTGGACATACCCACAAAGGAGAATTTGGTCGATTCCTAGGCATCTCTAGTGCGG GTGGTGCTCACGACGAGGGAATGGTAAAAAGCCCAAGCAATTTATCAATGCATCGTAATCACAGCTCAAGCGATCTTCCTATGAATGGCGATATCAACCACAAAAGCAATACTCATTTCATGCGTAAAATACCTCCTGGCGCAGAAGCTTCTAACATACTTGTCGGTGAAGTTGATTTCTTAGAAAAAACTCTTTCTGCTTTTGTAAGGCTAAAAACGGGAACGATTATGGGAGATTTGACAGAAGTACCTGTTCCTACTCGATTTATGTTTGTATTACTCGGACCTCCAAATAGTAATTCAAGTTTTCATGAAATCGGTAGAGCAATGGCTACTTTGATGTCCGACGAAATATTTCATGAAGTAGCCTACAGAGCTAAAAAGCGGGATCATCTTTTAGCAGGCATAGACGAATTTCTAGATGCAGTAACAGTGCTACCACCGGGTGAGTGGGATCCTGCTATTCGCATAGAGCCTCCCGCTGCAGTCCCTTCTCAGGATCCTCGTAAACGTCCAAATGACAATAATCCGAAAGAAGAACTTGACGAGGAAGAAGAAGAGGCAAGATTAAGAGAAGAATCTGGTCTGGCCAGAAGTGGAAAACTTTTTGGAGGTTTAATAAAtgatctcaaaaggaaaatgccTTGGTATTGGTCTGATTTCAAAGATGCTTTAGCTATACAATGCGTTGCGTCTTGGATATTTCTGTACTTCGCCTGCCTTTCCCCAATCATTACCTTTGGAGGTTTACTGGGTGAAGCCACTGGAAAAAATATGGCAGCAATGGAGTCTCTGGTTTCTGGATTTGTATGTGGTATGGGCTACGGATTTTTTTCGGGCCAACCGTTAACAATATTGGGATCGACAGGTCCCGTGTTAGTATTTGAAACGATAGTTTTCGAGTTTTGTAAGCAAATTGGATGGAATTATATGTCATTTAGATTTTGTATCGGCACTTGGACTGCTATAATTCTGATAACTTTAGTAGCCATTGACGCAAGTGCTTTGGTGTGTTATATAACGCGATTCACCGAGGAGAattttgctacattaattgcatttatttttatatacaag GCCGTGGAAAACGTGATTTCCATCGGTAAAAAGTTCCCTCTGAAAACGCGCCCTGACGAAGTCCTCAATTACGAGTGTTTTTGTTTACCGAGCAATTATTCAAGAATGCCTGAGCAATTTAATTGGTCTACGGTTGATAAGGAGTCTTGTCAG TTGTATAATGGTACATTAGCAGGTGGAGGATGTGACACAAAAGTATACGTACCTGATGTATTTTTGATGTCCATTATTTTGTTTCTCGGGACATTTGcaatttcaattattttgaaagATTTCAAGAATTCTCTCTTCTTTCCATCTAAG GTCAGACAGATCATCAGCGATTTTTCAGTTATTATAGCTATATTATCAATGTCATTTTTGGATTACAAAGTCGGTGTAAAGACCCCGAAATTGGAGGTACCGTCCGAATTTAAGCCCACACTGCCATCAAGACAATGGGTCATAACTCCTTTCAGCGGCAACCCCATTTGGTCAGCCCTTGTTGCCGTATTACCTGCTCTATTAGGAACCATTCTAATATTTATGGATCAACAAATAACGGCAGTGATTGTGAACCGTAAAGAAAACAAGTTAAAGAAAGGATGTGGCTATCACCTGGACTTGTTCGTCCTCGCGATTCTTATACAAATCTGCTCAATCATGGGTCTACCTTGGTTCGTGGCTGCGACAGTTCTCAGCATCAATCATGTGAATTCCTTGAAAGTAGAATCAGAATGTGCTGCGCCCGGGGAAAAGCCCCGATTTCTTGGGGTCAGAGAACAAAGAGTGACACATATCCTCATATTTTTAACCATAGGTTGTTCAGTAGTATTAACTCCTGTTTTGAGACATATACCAATGCCAGTACTATTTGGTGTGTTCCTGTATATGGGAGTAGCGTCCCTGAAAGGTCTTCAATTCTTTGATAGGATTCTTATAATGTTTATGCCACAAAAGTATCAACCTGACCACATGTTCCTGAGACAG GTGCCGATTCGCCGTGTTCATATCTTTACTGCCATTCAGTTGACTTGTCTCGTCTGTCTTTGGGTGATAAAGTCTTTCTCCTCGACGTCCATTCTGTTCCCACTGATGCTGGTGGTAATGATCGGCATCAGAAAATCTTTAGACTTTTTCTTTACGAGACGTGAGATGAAAATTTTAGACGATGTGATGCCAGAAATGACAAAAAGAAACCAAGACGAACTTC
- the LOC123864385 gene encoding sodium bicarbonate cotransporter 3 isoform X10, with amino-acid sequence MDGRADDDEAPTDPAARKHTHHDYTEQDFEGHRAHTVFVGVHVPARRHSHRKHKHHRNGEKDPERPVTPPAQRVQFILGEDVDDSSFESHPLFSEMEELVKDGDELEWKETARWIKFEEDVEEGGNRWSKPHVATLSLHSLFELRSLILNGAVILDLEASCLEQVAENVLDNMIAEGALAYDRREKVKDALLRRHRHQHERRNHNNMSRLPLIRSLADIGRNHSSCKNFQDGGSRRSSPRSCRESTTAPNTPFLHAVDTRGSYLAVPVDESSTSTGHTHKGEFGRFLGISSAGGAHDEGMVKSPSNLSMHRNHSSSDLPMNGDINHKSNTHFMRKIPPGAEASNILVGEVDFLEKTLSAFVRLKTGTIMGDLTEVPVPTRFMFVLLGPPNSNSSFHEIGRAMATLMSDEIFHEVAYRAKKRDHLLAGIDEFLDAVTVLPPGEWDPAIRIEPPAAVPSQDPRKRPNDNNPKEELDEEEEEARLREESGLARSGKLFGGLINDLKRKMPWYWSDFKDALAIQCVASWIFLYFACLSPIITFGGLLGEATGKNMAAMESLVSGFVCGMGYGFFSGQPLTILGSTGPVLVFETIVFEFCKQIGWNYMSFRFCIGTWTAIILITLVAIDASALVCYITRFTEENFATLIAFIFIYKAVENVISIGKKFPLKTRPDEVLNYECFCLPSNYSRMPEQFNWSTVDKESCQLYNGTLAGGGCDTKVYVPDVFLMSIILFLGTFAISIILKDFKNSLFFPSKVRQIISDFSVIIAILSMSFLDYKVGVKTPKLEVPSEFKPTLPSRQWVITPFSGNPIWSALVAVLPALLGTILIFMDQQITAVIVNRKENKLKKGCGYHLDLFVLAILIQICSIMGLPWFVAATVLSINHVNSLKVESECAAPGEKPRFLGVREQRVTHILIFLTIGCSVVLTPVLRHIPMPVLFGVFLYMGVASLKGLQFFDRILIMFMPQKYQPDHMFLRQVPIRRVHIFTAIQLTCLVCLWVIKSFSSTSILFPLMLVVMIGIRKSLDFFFTRREMKILDDVMPEMTKRNQDELRELSDVEVGRCSKLSHFCCRK; translated from the exons ATGGACGGGAGAGCTGACGATGACGAGGCCCCGACAGATCCAGCTGCGAGGAAACACACACACCACGACTATACGGAACAGGATTTTGAAG gGCACCGAGCACATACCGTGTTCGTAGGAGTTCATGTACCAGCTCGAAGACACTCCCACCGCAAACACAAGCACCATCGTAATGGCGAAAAGGACCCAGAAAGACCtg tGACTCCACCTGCACAAAGAGTGCAATTCATACTCGGGGAAGATGTGGACGACTCCTCATTTGAATCACATCCACTTTTTTCTGAAATGGAAGAACTCGTCAAAGACGGAgacgagttggaatggaaagaAACAGCTCGATGGATCAAATTTGAGGAGGACGTCGAAGAAGGTGGCAACCGATGGTCGAAACCACATGTTGCCACGCTTTCACTACATTCACTATTTGAATTACGGAGTCTCATTTTAAACGGAGCAGTTATACTCGATTTGGAAGCGAGTTGTTTGGAACAAGTAGCTGAAAATGTTCTCGATAACATGATCGCTGAAGGTGCTTTAGCATACGATAGAAGAGAAAAAGTCAAAGACGCACTATTAAGAAGACATAGACATCAACACGAAAGACGTAATCACAATAACATGTCAAGACTGCCTTTAATCCGGTCCTTAGCAGACATAGGGAGAAATCACTCTTCCtgtaaaa attTCCAGGATGGTGGCTCTCGACGCTCCAGTCCGAGGAGTTGTCGGGAGTCCACTACGGCTCCAAATACTCCCTTTCTTCATGCTGTCGACACGAGAGGCTCATACCTAGCCGTCCCAG TTGACGAAAGCAGTACATCAACTGGACATACCCACAAAGGAGAATTTGGTCGATTCCTAGGCATCTCTAGTGCGG GTGGTGCTCACGACGAGGGAATGGTAAAAAGCCCAAGCAATTTATCAATGCATCGTAATCACAGCTCAAGCGATCTTCCTATGAATGGCGATATCAACCACAAAAGCAATACTCATTTCATGCGTAAAATACCTCCTGGCGCAGAAGCTTCTAACATACTTGTCGGTGAAGTTGATTTCTTAGAAAAAACTCTTTCTGCTTTTGTAAGGCTAAAAACGGGAACGATTATGGGAGATTTGACAGAAGTACCTGTTCCTACTCGATTTATGTTTGTATTACTCGGACCTCCAAATAGTAATTCAAGTTTTCATGAAATCGGTAGAGCAATGGCTACTTTGATGTCCGACGAAATATTTCATGAAGTAGCCTACAGAGCTAAAAAGCGGGATCATCTTTTAGCAGGCATAGACGAATTTCTAGATGCAGTAACAGTGCTACCACCGGGTGAGTGGGATCCTGCTATTCGCATAGAGCCTCCCGCTGCAGTCCCTTCTCAGGATCCTCGTAAACGTCCAAATGACAATAATCCGAAAGAAGAACTTGACGAGGAAGAAGAAGAGGCAAGATTAAGAGAAGAATCTGGTCTGGCCAGAAGTGGAAAACTTTTTGGAGGTTTAATAAAtgatctcaaaaggaaaatgccTTGGTATTGGTCTGATTTCAAAGATGCTTTAGCTATACAATGCGTTGCGTCTTGGATATTTCTGTACTTCGCCTGCCTTTCCCCAATCATTACCTTTGGAGGTTTACTGGGTGAAGCCACTGGAAAAAATATGGCAGCAATGGAGTCTCTGGTTTCTGGATTTGTATGTGGTATGGGCTACGGATTTTTTTCGGGCCAACCGTTAACAATATTGGGATCGACAGGTCCCGTGTTAGTATTTGAAACGATAGTTTTCGAGTTTTGTAAGCAAATTGGATGGAATTATATGTCATTTAGATTTTGTATCGGCACTTGGACTGCTATAATTCTGATAACTTTAGTAGCCATTGACGCAAGTGCTTTGGTGTGTTATATAACGCGATTCACCGAGGAGAattttgctacattaattgcatttatttttatatacaag GCCGTGGAAAACGTGATTTCCATCGGTAAAAAGTTCCCTCTGAAAACGCGCCCTGACGAAGTCCTCAATTACGAGTGTTTTTGTTTACCGAGCAATTATTCAAGAATGCCTGAGCAATTTAATTGGTCTACGGTTGATAAGGAGTCTTGTCAG TTGTATAATGGTACATTAGCAGGTGGAGGATGTGACACAAAAGTATACGTACCTGATGTATTTTTGATGTCCATTATTTTGTTTCTCGGGACATTTGcaatttcaattattttgaaagATTTCAAGAATTCTCTCTTCTTTCCATCTAAG GTCAGACAGATCATCAGCGATTTTTCAGTTATTATAGCTATATTATCAATGTCATTTTTGGATTACAAAGTCGGTGTAAAGACCCCGAAATTGGAGGTACCGTCCGAATTTAAGCCCACACTGCCATCAAGACAATGGGTCATAACTCCTTTCAGCGGCAACCCCATTTGGTCAGCCCTTGTTGCCGTATTACCTGCTCTATTAGGAACCATTCTAATATTTATGGATCAACAAATAACGGCAGTGATTGTGAACCGTAAAGAAAACAAGTTAAAGAAAGGATGTGGCTATCACCTGGACTTGTTCGTCCTCGCGATTCTTATACAAATCTGCTCAATCATGGGTCTACCTTGGTTCGTGGCTGCGACAGTTCTCAGCATCAATCATGTGAATTCCTTGAAAGTAGAATCAGAATGTGCTGCGCCCGGGGAAAAGCCCCGATTTCTTGGGGTCAGAGAACAAAGAGTGACACATATCCTCATATTTTTAACCATAGGTTGTTCAGTAGTATTAACTCCTGTTTTGAGACATATACCAATGCCAGTACTATTTGGTGTGTTCCTGTATATGGGAGTAGCGTCCCTGAAAGGTCTTCAATTCTTTGATAGGATTCTTATAATGTTTATGCCACAAAAGTATCAACCTGACCACATGTTCCTGAGACAG GTGCCGATTCGCCGTGTTCATATCTTTACTGCCATTCAGTTGACTTGTCTCGTCTGTCTTTGGGTGATAAAGTCTTTCTCCTCGACGTCCATTCTGTTCCCACTGATGCTGGTGGTAATGATCGGCATCAGAAAATCTTTAGACTTTTTCTTTACGAGACGTGAGATGAAAATTTTAGACGATGTGATGCCAGAAATGACAAAAAGAAACCAAGACGAACTTC
- the LOC123864385 gene encoding sodium bicarbonate cotransporter 3 isoform X9 — protein sequence MDGRADDDEAPTDPAARKHTHHDYTEQDFEGHRAHTVFVGVHVPARRHSHRKHKHHRNGEKDPERPGPPIMARGRRLSVTEDGETLTPPAQRVQFILGEDVDDSSFESHPLFSEMEELVKDGDELEWKETARWIKFEEDVEEGGNRWSKPHVATLSLHSLFELRSLILNGAVILDLEASCLEQVAENVLDNMIAEGALAYDRREKVKDALLRRHRHQHERRNHNNMSRLPLIRSLADIGRNHSSCKNFQDGGSRRSSPRSCRESTTAPNTPFLHAVDTRGSYLAVPGGAHDEGMVKSPSNLSMHRNHSSSDLPMNGDINHKSNTHFMRKIPPGAEASNILVGEVDFLEKTLSAFVRLKTGTIMGDLTEVPVPTRFMFVLLGPPNSNSSFHEIGRAMATLMSDEIFHEVAYRAKKRDHLLAGIDEFLDAVTVLPPGEWDPAIRIEPPAAVPSQDPRKRPNDNNPKEELDEEEEEARLREESGLARSGKLFGGLINDLKRKMPWYWSDFKDALAIQCVASWIFLYFACLSPIITFGGLLGEATGKNMAAMESLVSGFVCGMGYGFFSGQPLTILGSTGPVLVFETIVFEFCKQIGWNYMSFRFCIGTWTAIILITLVAIDASALVCYITRFTEENFATLIAFIFIYKAVENVISIGKKFPLKTRPDEVLNYECFCLPSNYSRMPEQFNWSTVDKESCQLYNGTLAGGGCDTKVYVPDVFLMSIILFLGTFAISIILKDFKNSLFFPSKVRQIISDFSVIIAILSMSFLDYKVGVKTPKLEVPSEFKPTLPSRQWVITPFSGNPIWSALVAVLPALLGTILIFMDQQITAVIVNRKENKLKKGCGYHLDLFVLAILIQICSIMGLPWFVAATVLSINHVNSLKVESECAAPGEKPRFLGVREQRVTHILIFLTIGCSVVLTPVLRHIPMPVLFGVFLYMGVASLKGLQFFDRILIMFMPQKYQPDHMFLRQVPIRRVHIFTAIQLTCLVCLWVIKSFSSTSILFPLMLVVMIGIRKSLDFFFTRREMKILDDVMPEMTKRNQDELRELSDVEVGRCSKLSHFCCRK from the exons ATGGACGGGAGAGCTGACGATGACGAGGCCCCGACAGATCCAGCTGCGAGGAAACACACACACCACGACTATACGGAACAGGATTTTGAAG gGCACCGAGCACATACCGTGTTCGTAGGAGTTCATGTACCAGCTCGAAGACACTCCCACCGCAAACACAAGCACCATCGTAATGGCGAAAAGGACCCAGAAAGACCtg GCCCACCAATAATGGCTCGAGGTCGAAGACTTAGCGTAACGGAAGATGGCGAAACAT tGACTCCACCTGCACAAAGAGTGCAATTCATACTCGGGGAAGATGTGGACGACTCCTCATTTGAATCACATCCACTTTTTTCTGAAATGGAAGAACTCGTCAAAGACGGAgacgagttggaatggaaagaAACAGCTCGATGGATCAAATTTGAGGAGGACGTCGAAGAAGGTGGCAACCGATGGTCGAAACCACATGTTGCCACGCTTTCACTACATTCACTATTTGAATTACGGAGTCTCATTTTAAACGGAGCAGTTATACTCGATTTGGAAGCGAGTTGTTTGGAACAAGTAGCTGAAAATGTTCTCGATAACATGATCGCTGAAGGTGCTTTAGCATACGATAGAAGAGAAAAAGTCAAAGACGCACTATTAAGAAGACATAGACATCAACACGAAAGACGTAATCACAATAACATGTCAAGACTGCCTTTAATCCGGTCCTTAGCAGACATAGGGAGAAATCACTCTTCCtgtaaaa attTCCAGGATGGTGGCTCTCGACGCTCCAGTCCGAGGAGTTGTCGGGAGTCCACTACGGCTCCAAATACTCCCTTTCTTCATGCTGTCGACACGAGAGGCTCATACCTAGCCGTCCCAG GTGGTGCTCACGACGAGGGAATGGTAAAAAGCCCAAGCAATTTATCAATGCATCGTAATCACAGCTCAAGCGATCTTCCTATGAATGGCGATATCAACCACAAAAGCAATACTCATTTCATGCGTAAAATACCTCCTGGCGCAGAAGCTTCTAACATACTTGTCGGTGAAGTTGATTTCTTAGAAAAAACTCTTTCTGCTTTTGTAAGGCTAAAAACGGGAACGATTATGGGAGATTTGACAGAAGTACCTGTTCCTACTCGATTTATGTTTGTATTACTCGGACCTCCAAATAGTAATTCAAGTTTTCATGAAATCGGTAGAGCAATGGCTACTTTGATGTCCGACGAAATATTTCATGAAGTAGCCTACAGAGCTAAAAAGCGGGATCATCTTTTAGCAGGCATAGACGAATTTCTAGATGCAGTAACAGTGCTACCACCGGGTGAGTGGGATCCTGCTATTCGCATAGAGCCTCCCGCTGCAGTCCCTTCTCAGGATCCTCGTAAACGTCCAAATGACAATAATCCGAAAGAAGAACTTGACGAGGAAGAAGAAGAGGCAAGATTAAGAGAAGAATCTGGTCTGGCCAGAAGTGGAAAACTTTTTGGAGGTTTAATAAAtgatctcaaaaggaaaatgccTTGGTATTGGTCTGATTTCAAAGATGCTTTAGCTATACAATGCGTTGCGTCTTGGATATTTCTGTACTTCGCCTGCCTTTCCCCAATCATTACCTTTGGAGGTTTACTGGGTGAAGCCACTGGAAAAAATATGGCAGCAATGGAGTCTCTGGTTTCTGGATTTGTATGTGGTATGGGCTACGGATTTTTTTCGGGCCAACCGTTAACAATATTGGGATCGACAGGTCCCGTGTTAGTATTTGAAACGATAGTTTTCGAGTTTTGTAAGCAAATTGGATGGAATTATATGTCATTTAGATTTTGTATCGGCACTTGGACTGCTATAATTCTGATAACTTTAGTAGCCATTGACGCAAGTGCTTTGGTGTGTTATATAACGCGATTCACCGAGGAGAattttgctacattaattgcatttatttttatatacaag GCCGTGGAAAACGTGATTTCCATCGGTAAAAAGTTCCCTCTGAAAACGCGCCCTGACGAAGTCCTCAATTACGAGTGTTTTTGTTTACCGAGCAATTATTCAAGAATGCCTGAGCAATTTAATTGGTCTACGGTTGATAAGGAGTCTTGTCAG TTGTATAATGGTACATTAGCAGGTGGAGGATGTGACACAAAAGTATACGTACCTGATGTATTTTTGATGTCCATTATTTTGTTTCTCGGGACATTTGcaatttcaattattttgaaagATTTCAAGAATTCTCTCTTCTTTCCATCTAAG GTCAGACAGATCATCAGCGATTTTTCAGTTATTATAGCTATATTATCAATGTCATTTTTGGATTACAAAGTCGGTGTAAAGACCCCGAAATTGGAGGTACCGTCCGAATTTAAGCCCACACTGCCATCAAGACAATGGGTCATAACTCCTTTCAGCGGCAACCCCATTTGGTCAGCCCTTGTTGCCGTATTACCTGCTCTATTAGGAACCATTCTAATATTTATGGATCAACAAATAACGGCAGTGATTGTGAACCGTAAAGAAAACAAGTTAAAGAAAGGATGTGGCTATCACCTGGACTTGTTCGTCCTCGCGATTCTTATACAAATCTGCTCAATCATGGGTCTACCTTGGTTCGTGGCTGCGACAGTTCTCAGCATCAATCATGTGAATTCCTTGAAAGTAGAATCAGAATGTGCTGCGCCCGGGGAAAAGCCCCGATTTCTTGGGGTCAGAGAACAAAGAGTGACACATATCCTCATATTTTTAACCATAGGTTGTTCAGTAGTATTAACTCCTGTTTTGAGACATATACCAATGCCAGTACTATTTGGTGTGTTCCTGTATATGGGAGTAGCGTCCCTGAAAGGTCTTCAATTCTTTGATAGGATTCTTATAATGTTTATGCCACAAAAGTATCAACCTGACCACATGTTCCTGAGACAG GTGCCGATTCGCCGTGTTCATATCTTTACTGCCATTCAGTTGACTTGTCTCGTCTGTCTTTGGGTGATAAAGTCTTTCTCCTCGACGTCCATTCTGTTCCCACTGATGCTGGTGGTAATGATCGGCATCAGAAAATCTTTAGACTTTTTCTTTACGAGACGTGAGATGAAAATTTTAGACGATGTGATGCCAGAAATGACAAAAAGAAACCAAGACGAACTTC